The genomic DNA GGAACCCGCTCGCTCCCGACCGCAACGCCGCGAACGCGTACTCGTCGAGATCGAAGGTGGTGAGGATGATGACGCGCGACGCCGGGGCCTCCTCGACGATTCGGCGGGTCGCTTCGATACCGGATGCCCCGGGCATCCGCACGTCCATGAGCACGACGTCGGGTCGGAGGCGCTTCGCCATCGCCACGCCGGCGGCACCGTCACCGGCCTCGCCGACCACCTCGATGTCGTCCTCGGCGTCGAGCACGATGCGGAAGCCGAGTCGCAGCATCACCTGGTCGTCGACGAGCAGCACCCTGATGGCCGCATCGGTCACGGGATCTCCTTCGGATCGAGGTCGAGACGCAGGGTGGCGTGCACGCGCCAGCCGCTGCCTTCGGGGCCGGCGGTGACGCTGCCGCCGTGCACCGCGGCACGCTCCCGCATGCCGATGATGCCGCGTCCGGTGCCGACCCCCGCGGGACGGGTGGCGCCGGCCGGCGGGCCTGCGTCGATGACGTTCACATCGAGCCAGTCGCCGCCGCCGCGCCGACGCTCGTCACGCCGGCTCACCTCGACCATGATCGCCGAGGTGTCGGGCGCGTAGCGGAGCGCGTTGGTCAGCGCCTCCTGCACGATGCGATCGGCCGCGTCGCGTGCGGGCACGGCTCCGGCCGGCACGTCGCCGCGCAGGACGAGTCGCACGGGCAGCCCCGCGGCGCGGAACCGGGCCATCAGGTCGTCGAGGCCGACGGCGCGCTCGGGGGCGAACGGAACCTCGGCGTCCGGATCGCGGAGCACGCCGAGCACCCGTCTCATGTCGTCGAGCGCCGACCGGCCGGTCTCGGTGAGGGCGTCGAGCGCGACCTCGGCCAGGGGCGGGTCGTTCGCCGCCGCGCGGACGCCCTCGGCCAGCGCCACCATGACGGTCAGCGAATGGGCGACCACGTCGTGCATCTCGCGTGCGATCCGCGCCCGTTCCGCCGCTGCCGCGAGCTGCGACTGACGTTCGCGGTCGCGGGCGAGCGCGTTGGCGCGGTCGATGAGGTTGGCGATGTGCTCGCGTCGGCTGCGAACGCCGGTGCCGATGCCGAGCGCGATCAGCTGACCGAGCACGAGCACGGTGCTGAACGGGGCGGGGGAGGTGGAGGCATCCAGCTCGACCGGGCGCGACGACCCGCCGGGAGTCTTGTCGAGGAACAGGGCCGCCGCACTGATCAGGGTGAGCGCCTGCACGCCGAGCGTCACCCAGGCGACCGAGGGCCGGCGCGAGGACGCAACGGCGTACATGGTGAACGCGGCCGCGAGTTCGAGGCTGCCCGAGTCGCCCGTGATCGCGATCGCGACGACGCCGAGCACCGTGATCGCGCCGGCGATCAGCACCGGCTCCCGACGCCGCCGAAGCAGCACGGCGAACGCGGCCAGCGCGATGCCGACCAGCACCCACCCGCTCCACTCGGGCGCTTCCGCGTGCCCGAGGGCGATGAGCACCGCGTTGACCGACGACGGGATGAGGAAGAGCGTTGCGACCACGACGTCCATGACGGCCGGATGCCGGACGAGGTAGGTGCGGATCGGATCGAGCCTGCGGGCATCGAACTCGGTGAACGGTCCGGCCGCGCTCGCCTCGGCCGGAGGGCGCCGGAACGCCCGCATCCGCGCACGCGACGGCCCCGCCGGAACCCGAACGGATTCCGGCGAGGCCGAGGCGCGGAGGTCGTCGATCAGTCGTCCCGCCGATTGAAGACCCAGAACGCGGTCACGAGCGACAGTGCCGCGTAGCCCGCGAGCACGGCGAGACCGGCCCAGGGGTCGAGCGAACTGCCGAACCCGCCGCTGCCGCCGACCGTCATGATCTGCTGACCCGCGACGCTCGGAAGATACCCGTGGATCTGCCCGAGCCAGTCGAGGCCCACGATCGCCTGCACGACCTGCACGAGGATCGGCAGCGCGAAGAACACGCCGACCACGACGCAGATGGCGCCCGCGGTGTGCGTCACGATCGCACCGATGCCCACCGAGAACAGCGTCACCAGCGTCAGGTAGAGCACCCCGCCGACGATCGCGCGGACCTGCTCGCCGTCCGCGAGGTCGATCGCGGTGCCCCCGGTCGCGAGGATCGGTTGCGAGGCGAGGAATGCGGCTCCGACCGAGACGGCGGCCAGCACCAGGGTCGTGAGCCCGGCGACGATCGTCTTGGCGGCGAGCACGGACGGGCGCCGCGGCACCGCCGAGAGCGTCGCGCGGATCGACCCGTTCGCATACTCGCCGGTCACCAGCAGCACCCCCAGCACCCCCAGGGTGAGCTGGGCGAGGGTGACGCCTGCGGTGAGGATGGTGGCCGACGGGATGGGCTGTTCGCTGGTGTCGGCGATGCCGTTGATGCCCCATGACAGGAACGTCGCGAGGCCGACCATGACGCCGAACGTCACGGCGGCGATCCACACCGTCGAGCGCACCGTGCGCAGCTTGATCCACTCCGAACGGGCGATGCCCGGGAAGGTGAGACGGATCCTGGGCTCGGCGGCGGGAACGTCGAGGGCGCTCATCGGGGAACCTCCTGTCCGTTGCGGACATGACTGCGGTACTCGACGGCGTTCTCGGTGAGGGCCATGTAGGCATCCTCCAGCGTCGAGGCGAGTGGCGTCAGTTCGGTGAGGACGATGCCGGCCCCTGCTGCAGCCGCCGCGATCGTCTCGGGCTCGATTCCGGTGACCTCGAGCGTATCGGAGGTCTCGCTCGCGATCGTGACGCCCGCGCGGGTCAGCAGGGGCATGAGTTCGGCGGCCCGAGGCGTCCGTACCCGCACCGTCGCCGTCGCGTTGCCGACGATCTCGGCGACGGAGGCGTCGGCGAGGATGCGTCCCCTGCCGATGACGATCACCTGATCGGCGGTCACGGCGACCTCGCTCATGAGGTGGCTCGAGAGGAAGACCGTGCGCCCTTCGGCCGCGTAGCGCCGGGCGAGTCGGCGAACCCAGCGCACGCCCTCCGGGTCGAGCCCGTTGACGGGCTCGTCGAGGATCAGCACCCGGGGATCGCCGAGCAGCGCGGCCGCGATGCCGAGCCGCTGCCCCATGCCGAGCGAGAATCCGCCGACGCGCTTCGCCGCGACTCGCTCGAGGCCCGTGAGCTCGATGACCTCGAGCACCCGGCGCTTCGGGATGCCGTGCGTCGCCGCGAGCGCCAGCAGGTGATGGTAGGCGGTGCGCCCGGGGTGGACCGCTTTCGCATCCAGGAGGGCGCCGACCTGCGCGAGCGGTGCCGC from Agromyces larvae includes the following:
- a CDS encoding sensor histidine kinase, producing the protein MRAFRRPPAEASAAGPFTEFDARRLDPIRTYLVRHPAVMDVVVATLFLIPSSVNAVLIALGHAEAPEWSGWVLVGIALAAFAVLLRRRREPVLIAGAITVLGVVAIAITGDSGSLELAAAFTMYAVASSRRPSVAWVTLGVQALTLISAAALFLDKTPGGSSRPVELDASTSPAPFSTVLVLGQLIALGIGTGVRSRREHIANLIDRANALARDRERQSQLAAAAERARIAREMHDVVAHSLTVMVALAEGVRAAANDPPLAEVALDALTETGRSALDDMRRVLGVLRDPDAEVPFAPERAVGLDDLMARFRAAGLPVRLVLRGDVPAGAVPARDAADRIVQEALTNALRYAPDTSAIMVEVSRRDERRRGGGDWLDVNVIDAGPPAGATRPAGVGTGRGIIGMRERAAVHGGSVTAGPEGSGWRVHATLRLDLDPKEIP
- a CDS encoding ABC transporter permease subunit; its protein translation is MSALDVPAAEPRIRLTFPGIARSEWIKLRTVRSTVWIAAVTFGVMVGLATFLSWGINGIADTSEQPIPSATILTAGVTLAQLTLGVLGVLLVTGEYANGSIRATLSAVPRRPSVLAAKTIVAGLTTLVLAAVSVGAAFLASQPILATGGTAIDLADGEQVRAIVGGVLYLTLVTLFSVGIGAIVTHTAGAICVVVGVFFALPILVQVVQAIVGLDWLGQIHGYLPSVAGQQIMTVGGSGGFGSSLDPWAGLAVLAGYAALSLVTAFWVFNRRDD
- a CDS encoding ABC transporter ATP-binding protein; this translates as MIEARGLTKRYGDRLAVDDLTFTVRPGAVTGFLGPNGAGKSTTMRMILGLTRPTSGTVTIDGRRFGGAAPLAQVGALLDAKAVHPGRTAYHHLLALAATHGIPKRRVLEVIELTGLERVAAKRVGGFSLGMGQRLGIAAALLGDPRVLILDEPVNGLDPEGVRWVRRLARRYAAEGRTVFLSSHLMSEVAVTADQVIVIGRGRILADASVAEIVGNATATVRVRTPRAAELMPLLTRAGVTIASETSDTLEVTGIEPETIAAAAAGAGIVLTELTPLASTLEDAYMALTENAVEYRSHVRNGQEVPR